AAGGGCCAAGGCATGTCATGTTCGTTCCAACAATGACCGAGGGACGACCCACGAAGAGACCGTCACAGAATCGCCTCTCACTCTCCCTTCTTACCTGGCTTCCATACGCCTACGAGCCGCGAGATCAGGATGGCCATGAAAAGGACGCCTGTCAGCACCTCAAGCACGGCCAATCCCCGAGTAGTGGTGGTCATGGGTGTGATATCTCCGTAGCCAAGAGTGGCCAAGGTCACGAAGCTGTAGTAGACGATGGCAGGATAGGCCATGGGGGCGCTTGGATCGAGGCTGTCGAGAAGAGATCCTGGTGACAGGAGCTCCACGAGCAGGAACAGCGATGCCCAGGTAAGACCGATGAGCAGGTAAACGGAAATAGCTTGCCAGATGACGACCGTGGTGACCTCATGGGCCTTGAAGAGGGAAGAGAACACCAGAACGGTGATGTATGCCAGGGTGATGGTGGCGAATAGAGCAGAGACCGCCTGCAGTTCCGTTTCTCCGATCAGGAAGCTGGTCCACCGCGTGATCAGGGCTATAGTCAGAGGGATCAGCCCGATCACCAGCAACCGCCGGTCGTCACTGACTGTCAGTATCCCTGAGATCAGGATGAGCGAAAAGATGATGGACAAGATGATTGCACCGATGGGGCCCTTGGTGAATGGCGTCAGGACCATGAGCAGAACGAAGGTTACCCATATTGCGAGGTATTTGCTCTGTGCCAATAATCCAAGGAGGGGAGCCTTGATCCGTGTCCCCATAGGCACTGGCTGCCTCTTACTCATCTCGGCCATGTCTCTCCCGCGTCGAGCGCATGAAAATTCTGAGCTTCTTTTATTTAAATGGCTTGGAGATTGCTCCATAGGCATGTTGGACGCATCAGGGGACAGGATGATCGGCGAACTTTACTCCATATCTGCTCTAATGTCAGCAATCGTTGAACAAAGCGGGAAGCGATACAAAGCCTGACCTATCAGGCGGCCATCCTGCCGAGGGTCTTGCTAAGGGGGTCGATTACAACGATTTCGCGGAGCAGATGGGTGGCCGCATGAACTCCGGTGCCGGTGATCAGGGCCATGATAATCGTTCCTATGCCCACCCCCGTGAGGGTTCCGAGGAACACAAAGGAAAGAGCTGCCGATAGACAGACCAGGATAATGTCGATAAAAGTCTTCATTCGCCTGAAGGAAACTTCATGGTGCTTGGTCAGATCATAAATAAACGAATCGACGATCATGAGGGGGACCTTCGACCCGATCATCAGAGAAATGGCTACGCACATGATGAAATATGCTGCCACCGCATAGAACGCTCTGAGCCATAGGTCTGACGGTAGGGCAGACAGGAGGCCGGAGAAGATGTCGAGGATTGTGCCGAACGCCATGGTGAGGATAAATGAGATCACATAGCCAGCCTTGAACCTCTTGGTTACGGCCAACAGGATGATTAACAGAGTAACCTGGAAGACCAGGTTCCAGGCTCCGAAAGAGAGACCGGTGAAAATACGGCTCAGGACGTAAGGGAGCGAGGATAAGGTAGAAATCCCGAAGTCCGCCCTTACCATTAAGGTGACGGCGAACGAGATGAGCAGCAACCCCATCGCCAGAGCAACCTCCCCCGGTAGCCTCACCTTATTCTTCATTTTCCCTCTTCCTCCGATGACTGCCAACACATTGCCTGGAGTTCGCCAGGCAGCCGCCCTAGGGGGCGAAAGAGAGGCAGGCCCGAGTCCATATTAAAACCTGATTGTTCGCTGAAGGAACGTGGGATGATCAAACCCCGCCGGCATCGATCGCGTGAAAAATTCAATAATGGTGCCGGCTCAGAGAGGGATACAAAGCATGGTACAATGGACCTCCAGAGATGGGCTAGGCCTCATATCGTGAGAACGACCTTGGGGAGGTGATGAACGTGGAGATGTCCTCGATCTTCGTGACGTATCCTGATGAGCGGACCGCCCGCACCATCAGCAGGTTCTTGATAGAGAGGCGCCTCGCGGCCTGCTCCAACATCTTCGCAGTCTGCTCCATTTACCGGTGGAGGAGCGAGGTGGAGGAAGCTTCGGAGTTCGCCTCGCTCCTGAAGATCCGGTCGGAGGATTTTCATGCGGTGGAGGAGGCAATCAGAAAGATGCATCCATATGAGATCCCCTGCATCGTTCGCTTCGAACTGGCTGAAGGCTCCGCAGATTACATGAGGTGGATTGCGGAATCGACGAAAAGGCCTCCGGAGGAGTGAGTTGACTATTAGTTCTTATTAATGGGGGGCGGCATTTGCTTACGCAGGGTCGAATTGACCCTGTTCTGCTCCGTCCTCCACCCGCAACGTTTCTCCATCTTTCCTTGTAGATGAGACGGGATTAAATAGAATGGGAACCTCGCCGAGAGGCCGAGCCGTCGAGCCGGCACACAGCTCATGTCCGCGTGAGCGACACGGAATGATCTACCATGATAACCGTTAAGGTTTGTAGGAAATGTGACAAGCAGTATCCGTCGAACGTTCTCTTCTGCCCTGACTGCGGCAGTCTCATCATGAAGCCTGAAGCGCCGGAGATCGAGACCCGCGCCAAGGCCCCCATCGCCAAGCGTGCACCTCCGGTGATGCCGTCGATTAGAGAGCCCACGAGGATTCAGCCACCCAGGGTCAGGACCGAACATACTCGGGAGGACTTCATCCAGGCATTGAATGACAACAAGGTCCCGGAAGAGGACCGCGAGGTCATCAAGAGCCTGATGGATTGGTCCGAGGGCCTTGCAAGCTCGGTGTCATTCGGCGACACCATCACCGACGGGGGGCGAGTTGGGTTCCAACCGGCAGTGCGCCTTGGGGACAAGGAGATCAGCCTGTTCAGGGTCGGCACGAACGGCGGGATCGACATTCACTTCAAGGACTGGGTCGACCTGCCCCCCTTTGATTCACGCGCAAGGAGGGTCGAGATGCTGGGCAGGCTGAATGGGATACGGGGTGTGAAGATACCGGAGAGCAAGGTCATCGACCGTCCGCCAGTGCCGGTAAGGGCGCTTAGGGACAAGGAAAACCTCGACAAGTTCGTTGGGACATACCACTGGTTCATCGGACAAGCTAGGGGGCAGTGAGAGCCCTAGACGGGGAAGGCGAACTCCCTTCGTCAGCGCTTCTTAATGGAGCGAGCCCCCTCCAACATTCTTTCAAATCAAACCAACTAGGCACCTGGTGGAGTATGTCTTCAACTTCCTCACCGATGGTGCCTGATCAGGACCCATCACTGCCTTGGCCAAGTATCTTGCCCTATGGCCCTTTCATTCTCATTAATAATTGATCTAAAGTCATCCTCACCTATGTTGTCCTATCCCTTATAATGAGGACAAATGACTAAATAAATGAACACTTTATGGTCAAATGATAGGATTTAGTAGGAAGCGGCTGGCAA
This genomic stretch from Methanomassiliicoccus sp. harbors:
- a CDS encoding DUF6198 family protein produces the protein MKNKVRLPGEVALAMGLLLISFAVTLMVRADFGISTLSSLPYVLSRIFTGLSFGAWNLVFQVTLLIILLAVTKRFKAGYVISFILTMAFGTILDIFSGLLSALPSDLWLRAFYAVAAYFIMCVAISLMIGSKVPLMIVDSFIYDLTKHHEVSFRRMKTFIDIILVCLSAALSFVFLGTLTGVGIGTIIMALITGTGVHAATHLLREIVVIDPLSKTLGRMAA
- the cutA gene encoding divalent-cation tolerance protein CutA, which encodes MNVEMSSIFVTYPDERTARTISRFLIERRLAACSNIFAVCSIYRWRSEVEEASEFASLLKIRSEDFHAVEEAIRKMHPYEIPCIVRFELAEGSADYMRWIAESTKRPPEE
- a CDS encoding ion channel, translating into MAEMSKRQPVPMGTRIKAPLLGLLAQSKYLAIWVTFVLLMVLTPFTKGPIGAIILSIIFSLILISGILTVSDDRRLLVIGLIPLTIALITRWTSFLIGETELQAVSALFATITLAYITVLVFSSLFKAHEVTTVVIWQAISVYLLIGLTWASLFLLVELLSPGSLLDSLDPSAPMAYPAIVYYSFVTLATLGYGDITPMTTTTRGLAVLEVLTGVLFMAILISRLVGVWKPGKKGE